The Erigeron canadensis isolate Cc75 chromosome 4, C_canadensis_v1, whole genome shotgun sequence genome window below encodes:
- the LOC122598310 gene encoding uncharacterized protein LOC122598310, with protein MRNPVREMIWCSHCGKNCDTVHDYTSNTTSCIDCGKILFEGAYLESHRKGNIATKELIHKNRINEVSHDTRFHKGREMIWCSHCARKGGTSHEKTTGTIHCVDCGRVLFEDTYNQKDTFLRDVARRNDNRKLDLFTRRLKPVQTAAGAGQLFTKKKDKRKLAVDAKSPMSVSTSQLPMKKKLSSKVNYDMQDSLFGDQQIPTKFHYVNGKEHEKEESITVFKEDYEQESCSYSDNYNYDYDGGDEYDVYVS; from the exons ATG AGAAATCCTGTAAGAGAGATGATTTGGTGCTCTCATTGTGGAAAAAATTGTGACACAGTTCATGATTACACCAGCAACACGAC ATCGTGTATTGATTGTGgaaaaattttatttgaagGTGCTTATTTGGAGTCACATCGGAAAG GGAATATCGCAACTAAAGAGCTAATTCACAAGAATAGGATCAATGAAGTTTCACATGATACAAGATTTCATAAG GGAAGAGAGATGATTTGGTGCTCTCATTGTGCAAGGAAAGGTGGGACATCTCATGAGAAGACTACCGGCACCAT ACATTGTGTTGATTGTGGGAGAGTATTATTTGAAGATACATATAATCAGAAAGATACTTTCTTAAGAGATGTGGCAAGAAGG AATGATAACAGAAAGCTGGATTTGTTTACTAGACGCCTCAAGCCTGTCCAAACTGCTGCAGGTGCAGGTCAGTTGTTTACAAAGAAG AAAGATAAGAGGAAGTTAGCAGTGGATGCAAAAAGCCCAATGTCTGTTAGCACTAGTCAATTGCCAATGAAGAAG aaattaagttcaaaagtTAATTATGACATGCAGGACTCACTCTTTGGTGATCAG CAAATTCCAACAAAATTTCACTATGTTAATGGTAAAGAACATGAAAAGGAAGAGTCCATTACGGTCTTCAAGGAAGATTACGAACAAGAGTCTTGCAGCTATAGTGACaattataattatgattatgACGGTGGTGATGAATATGATGTTTATGTATCATGA
- the LOC122596380 gene encoding serine/threonine/tyrosine-protein kinase HT1, translating into MNDEANSWIRRTKFSHTVCHRLDSARLASFLTDVEPIRLSGIKTRPTKAIVEPKTDIGSPRIQANPVTNKYRTVTPPPKTTVPDTFKEARSNTKRFSTPHPQRVETEKGYKGKKMFQRNMTAVDMRSPPNGNSPLKHFNSMKITDKKKMKRDYSWSKLFDHGGGKVISIETIDDHMVDRSQLFLGHRFAHGANSQLYHGIYKGEAVAVKIIRVPDDDDNEELGVRLENQFAREVNLLCRLHHQNVIKFVAAWRQPSVFCIITEYLSEGSLRAYLHKLEDNTGKEKEYLPLETLIKMSLDIARGMEYIHSQGVIHRDLKPENILLNKDFQLKIADFGIGCEEAYCDFLADDPGTYRWMAPEMIKRKSYGRKVDVYGFGLILWEMVAGTIPYKDMTPIQAAFAVVHKNLRPPIPANCPPAMRALIEQCWSTYPEKRPEFWQVVKVLEEFESSVARDGNLNLLQHPASLDNKKGLRHWIQKLGPHHHQHQHSHQHNYPMPKPRFS; encoded by the exons ATGAATGATGAGGCTAATTCTTGGATCAGAAGAACAAAATTTTCGCATACGGTTTGTCACAGATTGGATTCTGCAAGATTAGCCTCATTTTTAACAGATGTTGAACCAATTCGACTTTCGGGTATAAAAACTAGGCCTACAAAAGCTATTGTAGAGCCTAAAACCGACATTGGTAGTCCTAGAATCCAAGCAAATCCTGTTACAAATAAGTATAGAACGGTAACCCCACCGCCCAAAACCACCGTTCCTGACACCTTTAAGGAAGCAAGGTCTAACACAAAACGATTCTCGACTCCACATCCGCAAAGGGTAGAAACAGAGAAAGGGTATAAAGGGAAAAAGATGTTTCAAAGAAATATGACGGCTGTTGATATGAGGTCTCCCCCTAATGGTAAtagtcctcttaaacacttTAATTCGATGAAGATTACTGataagaagaagatgaaaaggGATTATTCGTGGTCAAAGTTGTTTGATCATGGTGGAGGGAAAGTTATTTCGATTGAAACGATTGATGATCACATGGTTGATCGTTCGCAGCTTTTTCTCGGCCATAGATTTGCTCATGGTGCTAATAGTCAACTTTACCATGGAATTTACAAGGGTGAAGCTGTCGCTGTAAAGATAATTAGGGTTCCAGATGATGACGATAATGAAGAACTAGGAGTTCGACTCGAAAATCAGTTTGCAAGAGAAGTTAATCTTTTGTGTCGTCTCCACCATCAAAATGTGATTAAG TTTGTTGCGGCTTGGAGACAACCATCGGTTTTCTGTATTATTACTGAGTACCTTTCTGAAGGTTCATTGAGGGCATACTTGCATAAACTTGAGGATAATACTGGAAAAGAGAAAGAATATCTCCCATTAGAGACACTTATTAAGATGTCTTTAGATATTGCTCGTGGAATGGAATACATTCATTCGCAAGGCGTTATTCATAGGGACCTCAAGCCTGAAAATATTCTATTAAACAAAGATTTCCAACTCAAAATCGCTGATTTTGGGATTGGCTGCGAAGAGGCGTATTGTGATTTCTTGGCAGACGATCCCGGAACGTACCGTTGGATGGCACCTGAGATGATTAAACGAAAATCATATGGTCGGAAGGTTGACGTATATGGATTTGGGCTGATTCTATGGGAGATGGTGGCTGGGACTATTCCGTACAAAGATATGACCCCTATTCAAGCTGCATTTGCTGTAGTTCATAAG AATCTAAGACCACCTATTCCGGCTAACTGTCCACCGGCAATGAGAGCATTAATAGAGCAATGTTGGTCTACGTATCCTGAAAAAAGGCCGGAATTCTGGCAAGTCGTGAAGGTATTAGAAGAATTTGAAAGTTCAGTTGCTCGTGATGGAAACTTGAACCTATTACAACACCCGGCTTCGTTAGATAATAAAAAGGGGCTTCGCCATTGGATTCAGAAACTCGggcctcatcatcatcaacatcaacattCACATCAACACAACTATCCCATGCCGAAACCAAGGTTTTCATAA